Proteins encoded within one genomic window of Brassica rapa cultivar Chiifu-401-42 chromosome A09, CAAS_Brap_v3.01, whole genome shotgun sequence:
- the LOC103842379 gene encoding probable myosin-binding protein 6 — MVGRSYSLNMRGVESQDLRIALYEMKEDVQRLQEELDAEREATATSASEAMSMILRLQGEKAALVMEASQYRRMVEERMSHAELSLELLEDLNYQKEDEIKNLESRLYAYKCKLLSLGCKGTDDDRSFSDMRWCDRSQTPSPEPVDTDVLVPVEKEVIEQSLDSSRKHQEKNLDLCWDQIKKLDEQLKELTDSIKMETFSVSETKNGEISEAFAASSSNIQDMVPKVCKKSSKRKRKRSVKRDHVQGGFSENDAEYQAELQRLRERVEQLERARCTAEPQTSEVKQEEELSVVQAEMKDSRTTVELLPCYDSAIVSVQEAMLYFWL; from the exons ATGGTAGGAAGAAGCTACAGCTTAAACATGCGTGGAGTTGAGTCCCAGGATCTTAGGATAGCTCTTTATGAAATGAAGGAAGATGTTCAGAGACTCCAAGAAGAGTTAGACGCCGAGAGAGAAGCCACTGCCACGTCAGCGAGCGAAGCCATGTCAATGATTCTAAGGCTCCAAGGAGAAAAAGCTGCTTTGGTTATGGAAGCTAGCCAGTACAGGAGAATGGTGGAGGAGAGAATGTCTCACGCTGAGCTGTCCCTGGAGCTTTTGGAGGATCTGAATTACCAGAAAGAAGACGAAATCAAGAATCTCGAAAGCAGGTTATATGCCTACAAATGCAAGCTTTTGAGCTTGGGATGTAAGGGAACCGATGATGATCGTTCTTTTAGTGATATGAGATGGTGTGATAGATCACAAACACCATCTCCAGAACCGGTTGATACAGATGTTTTGGTTCCTGTGGAGAAGGAAGTTATTGAGCAGAGCTTGGATTCTTCAAGAAAACATCAGGAGAAGAATTTAGATTTGTGTTGGGATCAGATCAAGAAGCTAGATGAGCAATTAAAAGAGCTTACAGATTCTATAAAAATGGAGACGTTCTCTGTGTCAGAAACTAAGAATGGAGAAATAAGTGAAGCTTTTGCTGCCAGCTCGTCAAACATTCAAGATATGGTTCCAAAGGTGTGCAAGAAATCATCTAAACGGAAGAGGAAAAGAAGCGTAAAGAGAGATCATGTACAAGGTGGTTTTTCTGAAAATGATGCAGAGTATCAAGCAGAGTTGCAGCggttgagagagagagtagagcaGCTTGAGCGGGCTAGATGCACCGCAGAGCCTCAAACTAGTGAAGTAAAGCAAGAAGAAGAGTTAAGTGTTGTCCAAGCTGAAATGAAGGATTCAAGAACaactgtggagttacttccttgtTATGACTCAGCTATTGTCTCTGTCCAAGAG GCAATGCTTTACTTCTGGCTGTGA
- the LOC103842380 gene encoding putative leucine-rich repeat receptor-like serine/threonine-protein kinase At2g24130 — MDSCSLLSFSFLIIVMTVLASKDKDELIKHDQNSLLSFRSSIVSDPHNSLSTWVSSSTPSSSVDVCNWFGVKCNNDSTRVIELDISGQDLRGEISPSIANLTALTVLDLSRNLFTGEIPREIGSLHKTLKQLSLSENLLQGNIPHELGSLNRLVYLDLGTNRLTGQIPVELFCNGSSSSLQYIDISNNSLTGEIPLKNHCHLRELRFLLLWSNKLVGDVPPSLSNSTNLKWIDLESNLLTGELPSQVITNMPHLQFLYLSYNHFVSHNNNTNLEPFFASLANSSDLQELELAGNSLGGEMPSSVRHLSVNLVQIHLDQNRIHGSIPPEISNLLNLTLLNLSSNLLTGPIPRELCKLSKLERVYLSNNLLTGELPVELGDIPRLGLLDLSRNKLSGSIPDSFANLSQLRRLLLYGNHLSGTVPRSLGKCINLEILDLSHNNLSGKIPPEVVSNLRNLKIYLNLSSNHLTGAIPLELSKMDMVLSIDLSSNELSGKIPPQLGSCIALEHLNLSRNGFFGPLPASLGQLPYLKELDVALNRLTGAIPPSFQRSSTLKNLNFSFNMFSGNVSDRGSFSKLTIESFLGDPLLCGSVKGMQTCKKKHKYAVVLLPVLLSLIVTPFLCVFGYPLVRRSRFGKNLTVYDEEEAEDEEKQNTKDPKYPRISYQQLIEATGGFSSSSLVGSGRFGHVYKGVLRNNTKIAVKVLDPKTAVEFSGSFKRECQILKRTRHRNLIRIITTCSKPGFKALVLPLMQNGSLERHLYPGEYSSRSLDLVQLVSICSDVAEGIAYLHHYSPVKVVHCDLKPSNILLDDDMTALVTDFGISRLVQGVEDTVSTDDSVSFGSTDGLLCGSVGYIAPEYGMGRRASIHGDVYSFGVLLLEIVSGRRPTDVAVNGGSSLHEFIKSHYPNSLEGIIEQALIRWKPQGKPERCDKLWREVILEMIELGLVCTQYTPSTRPNMLDVAHEMGRLKEYLFASPSLLHNQPQGTQGEAIS; from the exons ATGGATTCTTGTTCTTTGTTGTCTTTCTCGTTCTTGATCATTGTCATGACCGTTCTTGCTTCAAAAGACAAGGATGAGTTAATAAAACATGATCAAAACTCTTTGCTTTCTTTCAGATCATCCATTGTTTCAGATCCTCACAACTCTCTAAGCACGTGGGTCTCGTCTTCTACTCCATCATCATCTGTTGATGTTTGCAACTGGTTCGGTGTGAAGTGTAACAACGACAGCACTCGAGTGATCGAGCTCGACATCAGCGGTCAAGATCTCAGAGGCGAAATCTCACCGTCCATCGCAAACCTAACCGCTTTAACCGTTCTTGACCTCTCAAGAAACTTATTCACAGGAGAAATCCCACGTGAGATTGGGTCATTACATAAAACCTTAAAGCAGTTAAGTCTCTCTGAGAATCTCTTACAAGGAAACATCCCACACGAGCTTGGTTCGCTTAACCGTCTCGTTTATCTCGATCTCGGAACCAACCGGTTAACCGGTCAAATCCCGGTCGAGCTCTTTTGCAACGGCTCTTCCTCGTCTCTACAATACATTGACATCTCTAACAACTCTCTAACCGGAGAAATCCCTCTGAAGAACCACTGCCACCTCAGAGAACTTCGGTTTCTACTTCTCTGGTCGAACAAGCTGGTCGGGGACGTACCGCCTTCGCTTTCAAACTCGACAAATCTCAAATGGATCGACCTGGAATCAAATCTCTTAACCGGAGAGTTACCTTCACAAGTCATAACCAACATGCCACACCTTCAGTTTCTCTACCTTTCTTATAACCATTTCGTTAGccacaacaacaacaccaaCCTCGAACCCTTTTTCGCCTCTCTCGCCAACTCCTCTGACCTACAAGAGCTAGAGTTAGCCGGAAACAGCCTCGGAGGAGAGATGCCTTCTTCCGTAAGGCACCTCTCCGTGAACCTTGTGCAGATTCATCTCGACCAAAACCGCATCCACGGCTCTATACCTCCGGAGATATCAAACCTTTTGAACCTGACCCTTTTAAACTTGTCTAGTAACCTTTTAACCGGTCCGATCCCTCGCGAGCTCTGCAAGCTAAGCAAGCTCGAAAGGGTTTATCTCTCGAATAACCTCTTAACCGGTGAACTCCCTGTAGAGCTTGGGGATATACCTCGTCTAGGTCTTCTTGACTTGTCAAGAAACAAACTCTCTGGTTCGATCCCTGATAGTTTCGCTAACCTTTCTCAGCTGAGAAGACTTCTTCTCTACGGAAACCATCTCTCAGGCACTGTCCCTCGAAGCCTTGGCAAATGCATCAATCTTGAGATTCTTGACCTCTCTCACAACAACCTCTCAGGGAAGATTCCTCCCGAAGTAGTCTCCAATCTCAGAAACCTGAAGATTTACCTCAACCTCTCGAGCAACCACTTAACCGGGGCGATCCCTTTGGAGCTAAGCAAGATGGATATGGTTCTCTCCATCGATCTATCTTCCAACGAACTCTCGGGGAAGATTCCACCTCAGTTAGGAAGCTGCATCGCATTGGAGCATCTGAATCTTTCGAGAAACGGTTTCTTCGGTCCTTTGCCTGCTTCGTTAGGCCAGCTGCCGTATCTGAAAGAGTTAGATGTGGCTTTAAACCGGTTAACCGGAGCTATACCGCCTTCTTTTCAACGGTCTTCGACTCTCAAGAACTTGAATTTTTCCTTCAACATGTTCTCCGGAAATGTATCTGACAGAGGATCGTTCTCTAAGCTGACTATCGAGTCTTTTCTAGGAGATCCTCTCTTGTGCGGCTCTGTGAAAGGGATGCAGACATGCAAGAAGAAGCACAAGTACGCCGTTGTCCTACTACCGGTTCTGTTATCTCTGATAGTAACTCCTTTTCTGTGTGTTTTCGGGTACCCTCTTGTCCGGAGATCAAGATTTGGGAAGAATCTAACAGTGTACGACGAAGAAGAGGCGGAAGATGAAGAGAAACAGAACACAAAGGACCCGAAGTACCCGAGAATATCATACCAGCAGCTCATCGAAGCAACGGGAGGGTTCAGCTCTTCTAGCCTGGTTGGTTCAGGGAGGTTTGGTCATGTCTACAAGGGAGTTCTCAGGAACAACACGAAGATCGCGGTCAAAGTACTTGATCCAAAGACCGCGGTGGAATTCTCAGGGAGTTTCAAAAGAGAATGTCAGATCCTGAAGAGGACTAGGCACAGGAACTTGATCAGGATCATCACGACCTGTAGCAAACCTGGTTTCAAGGCTCTTGTTCTGCCGTTGATGCAAAATGGGAGCTTGGAGAGACACCTATACCCGGGCGAGTACTCGAGCAGGAGCTTGGATTTGGTTCAGCTTGTGAGTATATGCAGCGATGTCGCTGAAGGCATAGCGTACTTGCATCATTACTCACCTGTCAAAGTCGTTCACTGTGATCTCAAACCGAGCAACATCCTTCTTGATGATGATATGACCGCTCTGGTTACTGATTTTGGGATTTCAAGATTGGTTCAAGGCGTCGAAGATACGGTCTCTACTGATGATTCAGTGTCATTTGGCTCAACAGATGGATTGTTATGCGGATCAGTAGGTTACATTGCACCAG aataTGGGATGGGGAGACGTGCATCGATCCATGGAGATGTGTACAGTTTTGGGGTTCTCCTGCTAGAGATTGTGAGTGGAAGGAGACCAACGGATGTTGCTGTCAATGGAGGATCAAGCTTACATGAGTTTATTAAGTCTCATTACCCTAATTCTCTAGAGGGAATCATTGAACAAGCGTTGATCAGATGGAAACCACAGGGGAAGCCAGAGAGGTGTGATAAGCTTTGGAGAGAAGTCATATTGGAAATGATTGAATTGGGATTGGTATGTACTCAGTATACTCCTTCAACTAGGCCTAACATGCTCGATGTTGCACATGAGATGGGACGGCTCAAAGAGTATCTCTTTGCTTCTCCTTCTCTTCTCCATAATCAACCTCAAGGAACACAAGGAGAAGCTATTTCTTGA